One region of Alphaproteobacteria bacterium LSUCC0719 genomic DNA includes:
- a CDS encoding DUF1491 family protein, translating to MMARMKTEMLVGAALRIAGGELIDCVVLRRGNAEAGAILVHIDALDGRHRLLARSLEFDGSYGWRPVVGGLHDDGWVGEDTVETRLRREMEIDPDAWVLAIQDRKARNPFDLL from the coding sequence ATGATGGCACGGATGAAAACCGAAATGCTGGTCGGTGCCGCCCTGCGGATTGCCGGTGGCGAATTGATCGACTGTGTTGTGCTGCGTCGGGGCAATGCCGAGGCCGGTGCCATTCTTGTTCATATCGATGCGCTGGATGGTCGGCATCGTCTGCTGGCGCGATCGCTGGAATTTGACGGCAGCTATGGATGGAGACCCGTTGTTGGCGGGCTGCATGATGATGGCTGGGTTGGCGAGGACACGGTGGAGACCAGATTGCGACGGGAAATGGAAATCGACCCGGACGCATGGGTTCTGGCCATACAGGATAGAAAGGCGCGCAATCCCTTTGATCTTCTCTGA
- a CDS encoding methylenetetrahydrofolate reductase translates to MTIGSEMTVGTDTIRKAARDWSIEVTPTGATKIESFRDCLAPGTSVNVTFLPGSDPRDTIAVAERLHNDGMRPVPHLAARSLQNRDQLEELLTAFTSRCGVEEVLCIGGGVDSPVGDFTATMEVLETGLIQKHGIRHIGVAGHPEGSPDISEDLVTEALAAKNELAAREGLDLYIETQFCFEADIVLDWERRVRAAGNRLPIRIGIPGPATIKTLFRFAQISGIGPSMRFVAKQAKNVAKLMTVQSPHLLIAGLAEGMAADEDCLIRHFHYYPFGGFARTAAYAGAIADGRINLLPKGGFDVIEG, encoded by the coding sequence ATGACCATAGGTTCTGAAATGACTGTAGGCACTGACACAATCCGCAAGGCCGCAAGGGACTGGTCGATCGAGGTGACGCCGACAGGGGCGACAAAGATCGAAAGTTTCCGCGACTGTCTTGCCCCCGGCACCAGCGTCAACGTGACCTTTCTGCCGGGAAGTGATCCGCGCGACACAATCGCTGTCGCCGAAAGGCTGCATAATGACGGCATGCGGCCAGTGCCACATCTGGCGGCACGTTCGCTGCAGAACAGGGACCAGCTGGAAGAGCTGCTGACAGCCTTTACGTCACGCTGCGGGGTTGAAGAGGTGCTGTGTATCGGCGGCGGCGTCGACAGTCCTGTTGGTGATTTCACGGCGACGATGGAAGTTCTGGAAACCGGGCTGATCCAGAAACATGGCATTCGCCATATTGGCGTTGCCGGACATCCGGAAGGCAGCCCCGATATTTCCGAAGATCTGGTTACCGAAGCGCTGGCCGCAAAGAATGAGCTGGCGGCGCGGGAAGGCCTCGATCTCTACATCGAGACACAATTCTGTTTCGAGGCCGACATCGTGCTGGACTGGGAACGCCGGGTTCGCGCGGCCGGGAACCGTCTGCCGATCCGCATTGGTATTCCCGGTCCCGCCACCATCAAGACACTGTTTCGCTTTGCCCAGATTTCCGGCATTGGCCCGTCGATGCGATTTGTCGCCAAACAGGCAAAGAATGTTGCCAAGCTGATGACGGTACAGTCGCCGCATCTGCTGATTGCCGGACTTGCCGAGGGCATGGCGGCTGACGAGGACTGCCTGATCAGGCATTTCCATTATTATCCATTCGGGGGATTCGCCCGCACCGCTGCCTATGCCGGTGCGATCGCCGATGGCAGGATCAATCTTCTGCCAAAGGGCGGGTTTGACGTGATCGAAGGCTGA
- a CDS encoding virulence factor, producing the protein MAQLITLYWRDIPAQVIAERGRGRKREQAKVELHRRFAIAIDAAAMRDGAGSTDDYLAEWRRGAPVECGEDLEAEAATRAAALEADYPAERVRILVENGGRETG; encoded by the coding sequence ATGGCGCAGCTGATCACCCTCTACTGGCGGGATATTCCGGCACAGGTCATTGCCGAACGTGGCCGTGGTCGCAAGCGCGAGCAGGCAAAAGTCGAACTGCATCGCCGGTTTGCCATCGCCATCGATGCGGCGGCAATGCGCGACGGCGCTGGGTCCACCGATGATTATCTCGCCGAATGGCGTCGCGGTGCGCCTGTGGAATGTGGCGAGGATCTCGAGGCGGAGGCCGCCACCCGGGCAGCGGCGCTGGAGGCGGATTATCCTGCCGAGCGGGTCAGGATACTGGTTGAAAACGGTGGCCGGGAGACCGGCTGA
- a CDS encoding inner membrane-spanning protein YciB, translating into MNEPVNSDQNNPQDSRAGTDSGSGERSPAERPGRKMLLDLGPLVVFFAVNYMTGDFMLAVKVLVGTTIVALAVGWVLERRVSMMALVGCIAVAFFGGLSVWFDNDLFIKIKPTVLTCLLAAVIAGGRLIGRNPLGAIMGSQLRMSDAGWRAISWVWVAMFLTTALANEIAWRTMSTSDWVTFKVFGITAISLVFTAISVPIMTRHQIEE; encoded by the coding sequence GTGAACGAACCTGTAAATTCAGACCAGAACAACCCCCAGGATAGCCGCGCCGGCACCGATTCCGGGTCCGGCGAACGCTCGCCTGCAGAACGGCCGGGCCGCAAAATGCTGCTCGATCTCGGTCCGCTGGTGGTGTTCTTTGCCGTCAATTACATGACCGGGGATTTCATGCTGGCGGTGAAGGTGCTTGTCGGCACAACCATCGTGGCGCTGGCGGTAGGCTGGGTGCTGGAACGCCGGGTTTCGATGATGGCGCTCGTCGGCTGCATTGCAGTGGCATTTTTTGGCGGGCTTTCGGTCTGGTTCGACAATGATCTGTTCATCAAGATCAAGCCGACGGTGCTGACATGTCTGCTGGCGGCGGTGATCGCCGGCGGCAGGCTGATCGGACGCAATCCGCTTGGTGCCATCATGGGCTCACAGCTTCGCATGTCCGATGCCGGATGGCGCGCCATCAGCTGGGTCTGGGTGGCAATGTTCCTGACCACGGCACTGGCCAATGAAATTGCCTGGCGAACCATGAGTACAAGCGATTGGGTAACCTTCAAGGTCTTCGGAATAACCGCCATTTCACTGGTGTTCACCGCGATCAGCGTGCCCATCATGACGCGACATCAGATTGAAGAATAA
- the purH gene encoding bifunctional phosphoribosylaminoimidazolecarboxamide formyltransferase/IMP cyclohydrolase — MTSRRALLSVSDKTGLIDFATSLVAQGFEILSTGGTATTLREAGLAVTDVAEVTGFPEIMDGRVKTLHPNIHGGLLARRDNEAHLAAMQEQGIEGIDLLAVNLYPFEQQRAKTDDFATLVEYIDIGGPAMLRAAAKNHEFVTVLCDPADYDGVIDELATSGEVSRETRRRLAGRVYARTAAYDQAIADWMAGDGLGESMTVAGRRLQELRYGENPHQKAALYAAGPARPGVASATQIQGKPLSYNNLNDTDAAFELAAEFTDPTIAIIKHANPCGVASAGSLGEAWDAALAADPVSAFGGIVAANMPLDGETARRITSIFTEVVIAPDADEQARAILAEKPNLRLLTTGAMPTADSNAVKIKSVSGGFLAQSRDSGMITAADLKIVTSALPDAAQLADMMFAWRVVKHVKSNAIVFARDLCTVGVGAGQMSRVDSARIAAQKARDAATHNGWQTPRTIGSVAASDAFFPFADGLAALIDAGATAVIQPGGSKADETVIAVADEAGIVMAMTGMRHFNH, encoded by the coding sequence ATGACATCACGGCGTGCCCTTCTGTCCGTTTCCGACAAGACCGGCCTTATTGACTTTGCCACAAGCCTTGTCGCGCAGGGTTTTGAAATTCTGTCCACCGGCGGCACCGCCACCACGCTTCGCGAGGCCGGGCTTGCGGTCACGGATGTTGCCGAGGTCACCGGATTTCCTGAAATCATGGATGGACGGGTCAAGACCCTTCATCCCAATATTCATGGCGGTCTGCTGGCACGGCGGGACAATGAGGCGCATCTTGCAGCGATGCAGGAACAGGGAATCGAGGGAATCGATCTGCTGGCGGTCAATCTCTATCCGTTTGAACAGCAGCGGGCGAAAACCGACGATTTTGCAACCCTTGTCGAATATATCGATATTGGCGGCCCGGCGATGCTTCGTGCTGCAGCGAAGAACCATGAATTTGTCACCGTGCTGTGCGACCCGGCAGATTATGACGGTGTGATCGACGAGCTGGCCACATCCGGTGAGGTCAGCCGGGAAACACGCCGCCGTCTTGCCGGCCGGGTCTATGCGCGGACCGCCGCCTATGACCAGGCCATCGCCGACTGGATGGCGGGTGACGGGCTGGGTGAGTCCATGACCGTTGCCGGGCGCCGGCTTCAGGAATTGCGCTATGGCGAAAACCCGCACCAGAAGGCCGCCCTCTATGCCGCCGGTCCGGCCCGGCCCGGTGTCGCAAGCGCAACCCAGATTCAGGGCAAGCCGCTATCCTACAACAATCTGAACGACACCGACGCGGCCTTCGAACTGGCCGCCGAATTCACCGATCCGACAATTGCGATCATCAAACACGCCAACCCGTGCGGGGTTGCCTCGGCAGGATCGCTTGGCGAGGCATGGGACGCGGCGCTTGCCGCCGATCCGGTCAGCGCCTTTGGTGGCATTGTCGCCGCCAACATGCCGCTTGACGGCGAGACAGCCCGCCGTATCACCAGCATCTTCACCGAAGTGGTGATTGCGCCGGATGCCGACGAGCAGGCACGCGCCATTCTGGCTGAAAAGCCCAACCTGCGTCTGCTGACAACAGGTGCCATGCCGACAGCGGACAGCAACGCGGTGAAGATCAAATCGGTCAGTGGCGGGTTTCTGGCGCAGTCGCGCGACAGCGGCATGATCACCGCCGCCGATCTGAAAATCGTTACCAGCGCCCTGCCCGATGCCGCCCAGCTTGCCGACATGATGTTTGCCTGGCGCGTGGTCAAACATGTGAAATCCAACGCCATCGTCTTTGCCCGCGATCTGTGTACGGTCGGGGTCGGGGCCGGCCAGATGAGCCGCGTCGATTCGGCCCGCATCGCCGCCCAGAAGGCACGTGATGCAGCCACCCACAATGGCTGGCAGACCCCCAGAACAATCGGATCTGTGGCGGCATCGGATGCGTTCTTTCCGTTTGCCGACGGGCTGGCGGCGCTGATCGATGCGGGGGCCACGGCCGTGATCCAGCCGGGCGGATCAAAGGCTGACGAAACCGTGATTGCCGTCGCCGATGAGGCTGGAATCGTAATGGCGATGACGGGTATGCGGCACTTCAATCACTGA
- the dusA gene encoding tRNA dihydrouridine(20/20a) synthase DusA has protein sequence MTDNTTSGPALDRRLCVAPMMDWTDRHCRHFHSHIAPGALLFTEMVTADAVIHGDRDRLLAQAPEDINAGVRVALQLGGSDPDRLAEATNLAAGYGYAEINLNAGCPSDRVQSGRFGACLMAEPNLVADCMAAIKAATDLPVTVKCRIGIDDMDPEAGLDHFVDTVTAAGVTVIYLHARKAWLNGLSPKENRDIPPLDYDRAHRLAERRPDLDIILNGGLDTVDVVMPELDRFAGVMLGRAAYRTPMILADLLAAMDRRMMPSRLEIAGRMADYADRQVAEGVPLHTITRHMLGLYHGQRGARLWRRHLGEEARNRRDGGGLIREVAAACEAMMTGIAA, from the coding sequence ATGACAGACAACACGACATCAGGTCCAGCGCTGGACCGGCGCCTGTGCGTGGCGCCGATGATGGATTGGACGGACCGGCATTGTCGGCACTTCCACAGCCACATCGCGCCCGGCGCCCTGCTGTTTACCGAAATGGTGACGGCAGACGCGGTGATCCACGGTGATCGTGACAGGTTGCTGGCGCAGGCCCCCGAAGACATCAACGCCGGCGTTCGCGTGGCGCTGCAGCTTGGTGGCAGCGATCCGGACAGACTTGCCGAGGCAACAAATCTTGCCGCCGGTTACGGCTATGCCGAAATCAACCTGAATGCCGGCTGCCCGTCTGACCGGGTGCAGTCCGGGCGGTTTGGTGCCTGTCTGATGGCGGAACCGAACCTGGTTGCAGACTGCATGGCGGCGATCAAGGCCGCCACCGATCTGCCGGTGACGGTGAAATGCCGGATCGGGATCGATGATATGGACCCCGAGGCGGGTTTGGATCATTTTGTCGATACGGTGACCGCGGCCGGCGTCACGGTGATCTATCTCCATGCCCGCAAAGCCTGGCTGAATGGTCTCAGCCCGAAGGAGAACCGGGATATTCCGCCGTTGGATTATGACCGTGCCCACCGACTTGCCGAACGCCGCCCGGACCTTGATATCATTCTGAACGGGGGCCTCGACACAGTGGATGTGGTGATGCCGGAGCTGGACCGCTTTGCCGGTGTCATGCTTGGCAGGGCCGCCTATCGCACGCCGATGATCCTGGCTGACCTTCTGGCTGCCATGGATCGCCGCATGATGCCGTCGCGGCTTGAAATTGCCGGTCGGATGGCGGATTACGCTGACCGTCAGGTTGCCGAAGGGGTGCCGCTGCACACCATCACGCGCCATATGCTGGGCCTCTATCACGGCCAGCGCGGGGCGCGGCTGTGGAGACGCCATCTTGGCGAAGAGGCGCGCAACCGCCGTGATGGTGGCGGGCTGATCCGCGAGGTTGCCGCCGCCTGCGAGGCGATGATGACCGGCATTGCCGCATGA
- a CDS encoding RsmB/NOP family class I SAM-dependent RNA methyltransferase produces MKTYMPRDMRKNKPSHTATPSASPAPHKMAKSGVASRLAAFRALQDVSGGRHLDDGLRHTGDLAPRDRAFVRLLVTTVLRRGGQIDRVLDQIMTKRPAGRSRDAVEILRLGAAQLLFLETGAHAAVDSTVDLMRAAGFDSMTGLANAVMRRLSRDGIEILATTNPEDNLPDWILQSWHHHWGRERTRQTMELAMVPPPLDITPLRDPTDWAAQLDGILVDGHTVRRDFDGDPTQLAGFEDGSWWVQDAAAALPARLFGDIAGRRVVDLCAAPGGKTAQLVTAGAQVTAIDTSERRLRILRRNLQRLNMTAELVQTDGRRYRPEDKVDAVLIDAPCSATGTLRRRPDVPGHRTAADVEKLAKTQSELLAAAGEWLAPGGCLIYATCSLQHEEGEAIIDAYLRRPDSHMMIDPVLPQEAGWFAPALTEAGTLRIVPADFATFGGVDGFYIARLKSRHG; encoded by the coding sequence ATGAAAACCTATATGCCCCGTGACATGCGTAAAAACAAGCCGAGCCATACGGCCACCCCATCAGCATCACCTGCACCCCACAAGATGGCCAAGAGCGGCGTTGCCAGCCGTCTGGCCGCTTTCAGGGCGCTGCAGGACGTTTCCGGGGGACGACATCTGGATGACGGGCTGCGCCATACCGGCGATCTGGCACCGCGTGACCGTGCCTTTGTCCGGCTGCTGGTGACAACGGTACTGCGTCGCGGTGGACAGATCGACAGGGTGCTTGACCAGATCATGACCAAACGTCCGGCGGGGCGCAGCCGGGACGCCGTCGAAATATTGCGTCTGGGCGCGGCACAGCTGCTGTTTCTTGAAACCGGGGCCCATGCCGCCGTCGACAGCACGGTGGATCTGATGCGCGCGGCAGGTTTTGACAGCATGACCGGGCTTGCCAATGCGGTGATGCGACGCCTGTCACGTGATGGGATTGAAATCCTGGCCACGACAAATCCGGAAGACAACCTGCCGGACTGGATCCTGCAGTCATGGCACCATCACTGGGGCCGGGAACGCACCCGTCAGACCATGGAACTGGCGATGGTGCCGCCACCGCTGGATATCACGCCCTTGCGTGACCCGACCGACTGGGCGGCACAGCTTGATGGTATTCTTGTCGACGGACATACAGTTCGCCGTGATTTTGACGGCGACCCGACACAGCTTGCCGGCTTTGAGGACGGTTCATGGTGGGTTCAGGACGCCGCCGCCGCATTGCCTGCACGCCTGTTCGGCGACATTGCCGGACGCCGGGTTGTCGATCTGTGCGCCGCGCCAGGTGGCAAGACAGCCCAGCTTGTCACCGCCGGCGCGCAGGTGACCGCCATCGACACATCCGAGCGACGGCTGAGAATTCTGCGGCGGAACCTGCAACGCCTGAACATGACGGCAGAGCTTGTTCAGACGGACGGACGTCGCTACCGGCCCGAAGACAAGGTTGATGCCGTGCTGATCGACGCGCCCTGTTCGGCGACCGGAACGCTGCGCCGCCGTCCCGACGTGCCGGGACATCGAACAGCTGCAGATGTCGAAAAACTTGCAAAGACCCAGAGCGAACTTCTTGCCGCGGCCGGCGAATGGCTGGCGCCGGGCGGGTGCCTTATTTACGCCACCTGTTCGCTTCAGCATGAAGAAGGAGAAGCCATCATCGACGCCTATTTGCGCCGACCAGACAGCCACATGATGATTGACCCTGTCCTGCCACAGGAAGCCGGATGGTTTGCGCCGGCGCTGACAGAGGCAGGGACGCTGCGGATTGTGCCCGCGGATTTTGCAACGTTTGGCGGTGTTGACGGCTTCTATATTGCCAGGTTGAAATCCAGGCATGGATAA
- a CDS encoding heparinase II/III family protein, whose protein sequence is MAGRDDSQSAATMPMRPSSPMRLSGIERLYRQSGLFGWQIRGAPRSLMRAGLQDPWQGETHSGAGLATGQTVPAWNDEDGARFGWLRHLRAEGGDTARVKARELITRWIADNQTWHLPDWRPDIMGARLAHLALNFGWYGISADEDFQQRLAASVEMQLRCLAIDWRRMRSLDDQIGALCGLALAEAAMGADATRLDALLDILMPKLAAVILPDGGHVSRMPDRHILLLRRLVEIRMATSLAGADGTELAETIDRMGGIVRMWRHGDGSLAHFNGAGRLPTNIIEETLSRSGTRNKTMQQAPYSGFLRIGSGRTVVIMDAGEPKRAGDDTVTGLGTLGFEMSVGQTRMIVNSGQMMTDPTLRRVMCSTAAHSTVGLDNQNSSRLQDGRVASVSGVEVGEAQSGLLAVASHDGFEASHGILHHRKLYLRTGGTNLRGSDTLEYTGAPGEIPNLAYARFHLHPRITAAPLPNGTVLMKIRGSRIGWTFKASGGLVDVDNSVYFEDGVRQASQQIVVKAMISDIRTMGSHEIKWAFTRTAQ, encoded by the coding sequence ATGGCGGGGCGTGACGACAGTCAATCGGCAGCGACCATGCCCATGCGGCCATCAAGCCCCATGCGACTGTCCGGCATTGAACGGCTGTACCGCCAGAGCGGCCTGTTCGGCTGGCAGATCCGTGGCGCGCCGCGAAGCCTGATGCGTGCCGGACTGCAGGATCCGTGGCAGGGTGAGACACACAGCGGTGCGGGGCTGGCGACGGGACAGACCGTCCCAGCCTGGAATGACGAAGACGGCGCGCGCTTTGGCTGGCTGCGTCACCTGCGTGCCGAGGGTGGCGACACAGCGCGCGTCAAGGCCCGGGAACTGATCACGCGGTGGATTGCCGACAATCAGACCTGGCACCTTCCCGACTGGCGTCCCGACATCATGGGGGCACGGCTGGCACATCTGGCGTTGAATTTCGGCTGGTACGGCATTTCCGCTGATGAGGATTTTCAGCAAAGGCTTGCCGCATCGGTGGAAATGCAGCTGCGATGCCTTGCCATTGACTGGCGGCGGATGCGCAGCCTGGATGACCAGATCGGGGCGCTATGCGGGCTTGCCCTTGCCGAGGCCGCGATGGGTGCCGATGCGACCCGACTCGACGCCCTTCTCGATATCCTGATGCCCAAGCTTGCTGCTGTCATCCTTCCCGATGGCGGCCATGTCAGCCGCATGCCGGACAGGCATATTCTTTTGCTGCGCCGGCTCGTCGAAATCCGCATGGCGACAAGCCTTGCCGGTGCCGACGGAACCGAGCTTGCCGAGACGATTGACCGGATGGGGGGGATTGTTCGGATGTGGCGTCATGGCGATGGAAGTCTGGCGCATTTCAATGGTGCCGGCAGACTGCCGACAAACATCATCGAGGAAACCCTGTCCCGATCCGGAACCCGCAACAAGACCATGCAGCAGGCACCCTATAGCGGGTTCCTTCGCATTGGCAGTGGCCGTACCGTTGTGATCATGGATGCCGGCGAGCCGAAAAGGGCCGGCGACGACACCGTGACCGGCCTTGGCACGCTGGGGTTCGAAATGAGCGTTGGCCAGACCAGAATGATTGTCAATTCGGGTCAGATGATGACGGATCCAACGCTGCGCAGAGTCATGTGTTCGACAGCGGCACATTCAACGGTCGGGCTGGACAATCAGAATTCATCACGACTTCAGGATGGGCGAGTCGCCTCGGTGTCCGGCGTCGAGGTTGGCGAAGCGCAATCCGGGCTTCTTGCCGTTGCCTCACATGACGGATTTGAGGCATCGCACGGCATTCTTCACCATCGCAAACTATACCTGCGAACCGGCGGCACCAATCTGCGGGGGTCGGACACGCTTGAATATACCGGCGCACCGGGGGAAATACCCAACCTTGCCTATGCCCGTTTTCACCTCCATCCCCGGATCACCGCCGCGCCACTGCCAAATGGCACCGTGTTGATGAAAATCCGGGGCAGCCGGATTGGCTGGACCTTCAAGGCGTCTGGTGGCTTGGTCGATGTCGACAATTCAGTCTATTTCGAAGACGGCGTTCGCCAGGCAAGCCAGCAGATTGTCGTCAAAGCCATGATCAGCGACATTCGCACCATGGGCTCGCACGAAATCAAATGGGCTTTCACCCGCACCGCACAATAG
- a CDS encoding methyltetrahydrofolate cobalamin methyltransferase, translating to MTNTVISSDKQEIVIGFDSPFCVIGERINPTGRKLLAAEMAAGDYSRVISDAVAQVEAGATMLDVNAGIPMADEPAILAESIRLVQDTVDVPLAIDSSIVAALEAGLAAYKGKPLVNSVTGEEERLEVVLPLVKKYGAAVVAISNDETGISEDPNVRFDVAKKIVERAEDYGIPREDVVVDPLIMPVGAINLAGRSALDLIMRLRNELKVNTTCGASNISFGLPNRHGMNAAFLSMAAGAGMTSAIMNPLHSEEMTGIMGANVMNGHDPECRNWIKRFREPAAAGEGGRERRQTRRRRSA from the coding sequence ATGACCAACACCGTGATTTCATCCGACAAGCAGGAAATCGTGATCGGCTTTGATTCGCCTTTCTGCGTGATTGGTGAGCGCATCAACCCTACCGGTCGCAAGCTGCTGGCAGCCGAAATGGCGGCCGGTGACTATAGCCGCGTCATTTCCGATGCTGTCGCCCAGGTCGAGGCAGGTGCCACGATGCTGGATGTGAATGCCGGCATTCCGATGGCCGACGAGCCGGCAATTCTGGCCGAATCCATCAGGCTGGTTCAGGATACGGTCGATGTGCCGCTTGCCATTGACAGTTCGATCGTGGCGGCACTTGAGGCCGGACTTGCCGCCTACAAGGGCAAGCCGCTGGTCAATTCGGTGACTGGTGAGGAAGAGCGGCTGGAAGTCGTGCTGCCGCTGGTAAAGAAGTATGGCGCGGCGGTGGTGGCGATTTCGAATGATGAGACAGGAATCTCCGAGGACCCGAATGTACGCTTTGACGTCGCAAAGAAGATCGTCGAGCGTGCCGAGGATTACGGGATCCCGCGCGAGGATGTTGTCGTCGACCCGCTGATCATGCCTGTCGGGGCGATCAATCTTGCCGGTCGCTCGGCGCTTGACCTGATCATGCGGCTTCGCAACGAGTTGAAGGTGAACACCACCTGCGGTGCCTCGAACATTTCCTTTGGACTGCCGAACCGGCATGGCATGAACGCCGCCTTCCTGTCGATGGCGGCAGGGGCCGGCATGACCTCGGCGATCATGAACCCGCTCCATTCGGAAGAAATGACGGGAATCATGGGCGCGAATGTGATGAACGGCCACGACCCGGAATGCCGCAACTGGATCAAGCGGTTCCGTGAACCTGCCGCAGCCGGCGAGGGCGGGCGCGAACGCCGGCAAACGCGGCGGCGGCGCAGCGCCTGA
- a CDS encoding DUF1638 domain-containing protein: MAPAPDSGLTLIACGALARELLTITSQFPDGQVDLTCLPASWHNHPEKIVPGLRRKLASLRRRGRRVAVVYGDCGTGGEIDAFLESEKVARIPGPHCYEMYLRQPDFDDEMDRELGTFFLTDYMVRHFERIIMQGMGLRRHPQLRDLYFGNYTRVLYIAQTEDPALEKKARAAAGELGLAYQYRFAGLGRFAPWVNGLVDGHVMADKQGD, translated from the coding sequence ATGGCACCAGCGCCGGATTCCGGTCTGACGCTGATCGCCTGTGGTGCGCTTGCGCGCGAACTGCTGACCATCACATCGCAATTTCCGGACGGGCAGGTCGATCTGACCTGCCTGCCGGCATCATGGCATAATCACCCGGAAAAGATTGTGCCCGGTCTCCGTCGCAAGCTGGCCTCGCTTCGGCGCAGGGGACGCCGGGTGGCCGTGGTCTATGGCGATTGTGGAACCGGTGGCGAGATTGACGCATTTCTGGAGTCGGAGAAGGTGGCGCGCATTCCGGGACCGCATTGCTACGAGATGTATCTCCGGCAACCCGATTTTGATGATGAGATGGACCGCGAACTTGGAACCTTTTTCCTGACCGACTACATGGTCAGGCATTTCGAGCGCATCATCATGCAGGGGATGGGGCTGCGTCGCCATCCACAGCTTCGCGATCTTTATTTTGGCAATTATACCCGCGTTCTGTATATCGCCCAGACCGAAGACCCTGCGCTCGAGAAAAAGGCGCGGGCCGCGGCCGGCGAACTGGGACTTGCCTATCAATACCGTTTCGCCGGACTGGGCAGATTTGCGCCCTGGGTAAATGGACTTGTTGATGGGCATGTCATGGCGGACAAGCAAGGAGACTGA
- a CDS encoding DUF1674 domain-containing protein, whose product MDTDKTDTARNTDPAQPERPETDPDVPVEVNGPKGPEPTRYGDWEQKGRCSDF is encoded by the coding sequence ATGGACACTGACAAGACAGACACCGCACGCAACACCGATCCGGCACAGCCCGAACGACCGGAAACCGACCCGGATGTGCCGGTTGAGGTCAATGGTCCGAAAGGTCCGGAACCAACACGCTATGGCGATTGGGAACAAAAGGGTCGCTGCAGCGATTTCTAG
- a CDS encoding corrinoid protein produces the protein MADEEDIILAELDDDELVQQMHDDLYDGLQDEIREGVEILLARGWTPYDVLTKALVEGMTIVGIDFRDGILFVPEVLMAANAMKAGMTILRPLLAETGAPKVGSMVIGTVKGDIHDIGKNLVSMMLEGAGFDVVDIGINNPVENYLEALEEHKPDILGMSALLTTTMPYMKVVIDALVEKGIRDDYIVLVGGAPLNEAFADSIGADAYCRDAAVAVETAKEMVAAKRSGEAAAG, from the coding sequence ATGGCTGATGAAGAGGATATCATCCTTGCCGAGCTGGATGACGATGAACTTGTCCAGCAAATGCATGACGATCTCTATGACGGTCTTCAGGACGAAATCCGTGAAGGTGTCGAGATCCTGCTGGCGCGTGGCTGGACACCCTATGATGTCCTGACCAAGGCGCTTGTTGAAGGCATGACCATTGTTGGAATCGATTTCCGCGACGGCATCCTGTTCGTTCCCGAAGTGCTGATGGCTGCCAACGCGATGAAGGCGGGGATGACAATCCTGCGGCCATTACTGGCAGAGACCGGCGCGCCGAAGGTTGGCTCGATGGTCATCGGCACGGTCAAGGGCGATATCCATGATATCGGCAAGAACCTTGTCTCGATGATGCTGGAAGGTGCTGGATTCGACGTCGTCGATATCGGGATCAACAACCCGGTCGAGAACTATCTCGAGGCGCTTGAGGAACACAAGCCGGACATTCTGGGGATGTCGGCGCTGCTGACGACCACCATGCCTTACATGAAGGTTGTCATTGACGCGCTTGTCGAAAAGGGTATCCGCGACGACTACATCGTTCTTGTCGGCGGTGCGCCGCTGAACGAGGCGTTCGCCGACTCGATCGGTGCCGACGCCTATTGCCGGGATGCCGCGGTGGCTGTCGAGACAGCCAAGGAAATGGTGGCAGCCAAGCGCAGCGGGGAAGCGGCAGCTGGCTGA